A genomic stretch from Candidatus Cloacimonas sp. includes:
- a CDS encoding V-type ATP synthase subunit K — MASQNLAYFLAWIGLFLMVALSGVGSAWGTVIGGRATVGAMKKRDDIFPSCMILSALPGTQGLYGFGSFFILKAYITPQINLLQACAILAAGLIGGTVELISAYHQSRIVATGIESIGSGHDVFAKTLILGVFPELYAIIAFAACFLIGGVIPTLA; from the coding sequence ATGGCGAGCCAAAATTTAGCATATTTTTTGGCTTGGATCGGACTTTTCCTGATGGTAGCTCTTTCCGGAGTCGGAAGTGCCTGGGGAACTGTTATCGGTGGTCGTGCAACAGTTGGTGCAATGAAAAAAAGGGATGATATTTTTCCCAGCTGTATGATCCTTTCCGCTTTGCCAGGAACCCAGGGTCTTTATGGTTTCGGTTCATTCTTCATCCTGAAAGCTTATATTACTCCTCAAATTAATCTGCTTCAGGCCTGTGCCATTTTAGCGGCAGGTTTGATTGGAGGAACCGTGGAACTTATTTCTGCGTATCATCAATCCAGAATTGTAGCCACAGGTATTGAAAGTATTGGTTCGGGACATGATGTATTTGCCAAAACCCTTATTTTGGGTGTGTTTCCTGAGCTTTATGCCATTATTGCTTTTGCTGCCTGTTTCTTGATTGGTGGAGTAATTCCAACTTTGGCTTAA